TTCTCAGAACCCGCCTTTGTATGGAGGCCGTCCACGTTCTGCGTTATAACACCCCTGAGCCAGCCCCTTTTCTCGAGACGCGCAAGCGCGTAATGGCCCGCGTTGGGTTCGGCGGCCGCCCTCACAGGATAGGATTCCATGGCATACGAATAGTAATTCTCGGGATTTCTCAAAAACCCGGAAAGCGAGACTACCGACTGGTCCATTTTCTCCCACATGCCCGTCCCTGGAGAACGGTAGTCGGGTATTCCGGATTCGGTGCTTATTCCGGCTCCCGTAAAGGCAACCCCTCCTTGGGTCTTCCCCAGCAGTTCCAAAAAAAGCTCGACTTCCTTCTCCATAAAATACGCCCGGCTCTAACCGGCAAAAGCAATGAAGTCGGGAGTTCCCTCGACGCTTTCGCACCATCTTCTGATCGACGGATACGCTGCCAAGTCAAAACCCCCTTCCTCGCAAAGCATCGTGTAGGGATAACACGCGATATCGGCTATTGAGTATTCCCCGCAGAGAAACTCGGTTCGGGAGAGGTGATCGTCAAGTATCGCAAGCGCTGCATTTCCCTGCACATGGAGCTTCTCCATCGCCCCGGGCGGTACCTGGTCAGATGGCAGAAACTTCGCAAAATACCTAGCGACCGCGAGGTTCGGATCTACGGTTGTCTTTCCGAAAAAAGTCCACTGCGCAATCAGACCGTAGGTCTCCGGATCGTTGGACAGGTAGGGGTTCGGAGAGAACTTGTTCGCCAGATAGAAAAGTATCGCGTTTGATTCCCACATGACGAAATCCCCGTCCGAGAGAACCGGGATCTTGCAATTGGGGTTAAGCGCTGAGAATTCCTCCTTTTTATGTTCCCCCGAGAATATATCCACTGTTACTCCTTCGTATTCGACCGAAAGCTGGTGCAGAAGAAGCTTCGCCTTATAAGCGTTTCCGGAAAGCGGGTGCTCATACAGTCTTATGGGAATTATAGTCATAACTAGACAGTTACCTCTACTGTTCTTGGCCGAACAGGCCCTACATCAGCCTGCTTCTGTTTCATCCTTCCGACCGCACGGGACTCTATATCGAGCTTCCCACCCGTGATAGAAGCCAAGCCTCTATGAAGGATATTCAACGCTGCGTTTACGTCCCTGTCCGCTTCGTATCCGCATGAACATTTATGCGTCCACACAGACAGAGACTTCTTTACCGTCGCTCCGCAACTTGAGCACTCCTGAGATGTCCCCTTGGGGTCCACTTCCACCATCCTAATGCCGGCTCTTTCGGCCTTCTCGTTAAGCAGCGTTATGAGCTTGTCCCAAGTCTGATCAGATATGCTCCTTGCCAACTTCCCGTTGCGAAGCATGTTCTTTGTAATCAGTTTCTCTACCGCTATGAAATCGTATATCTTCACAATTTCAGAAGTTAATCTATGAAGATAATCCCTCTCCCCGTCCGATACCCTCTGCCATTCCCTGGCGAGCAGGGATACGGCTTTGCGCCAATTATTGCTTCTCCTCTCCTTGCGGGATACTGAGCGTTGCAGGCGTTTGATCTCCTTCATGTCTATCTCCCGCTTCTCCACTGTCTCCCCGTTGCTTAGAGTCAGACGCTTCGATATCCCCATGTCTATTCCCACGGGGTTAGTGACCGGCTTAGTCTCGGGTGTCGGCAGCTCGTAGGACAGGGCAACTTCTGTACGCAGGGCCTTCCTGGTAATTCTGATTGCCTTGAGCCGGCTATTCGGGGGGAGTTCTCGAGAGGTCTTCAACTCTATCCGGGGAAGCCCCTTTATCTTGAGGACTATCTTGTTCCCTTCCCGCTTCAGCATTTGCCAGCACTGGTCGTTTATCTCTATCGTCCGCCAGCGTCTGGAGCTCTTGAACCGGGGAGAGCCCGCTTTCTCCTTCCTCTCCACCCTGCGGAAAAACGACTTGTACGCCTTGTCTATCCTGCCCACGACCCCTCGGAACACCTGAACGCTTATATCGGCATACTCGGGATCATCCGCCCTGACCTCGGTCAGTTCCTTGCACTGGTCGTAATATGAGCGGGACTTGCGGGTCTTTTTATAGCAGTCAATCCGGGACTCAAGGCAGGCGTTGTAGAGCGTGGCGCACATCCCGAAAATACGGGAGAGCGCTTCATGCCCCGGCCTTGACAACTTCACCCTGCATTTATAAGTCCTTATCATTACTATATTATACCCGACTCTGTCTAGTATTGTATATAATTCCCAGTCTCATCATCTAATCCCTCACGTATTGTAAGAACTCTTCGCTCAGAAGCTCAGGGCCCAGTATCTGATGCAGAGTTTCCTTTCGGGGAAACACGTAGGTAACGGCGGCGCTTGCGAGTTCCGTTCCGTCCTCATTCCTTATGACCGAATCGACTTCAACTCTTCTTCCCCTGATCTCCCTTATCTTGGCTCTCACGTCAAGCATTGCGCCGCTTGGAACCTTCTTCATGTAAGCAATGTCTATCTTCGCCGTAAAGGCAATCTTGCGGGTTTCATTGAACATGGCCCAGAAAGAAACCTCGTCGACAAGGGCGCACTGAACTCCCCCGTGCACTATCCCCGGCCAGCCGCAGAAATGCTCATCCGTACAGATGGTGGTGAACACCTCATCGGTTTCCTGATCATGAAAAAACTTAAGGCGAAGTCCGTGCTCATTGTGCGGACCGCATGCAAAGCAGTTATAGCCCGGAAAACCGGAGAGCACGTTTTCTATTTCCTTTATCATCAATCACCCTCCGCGATCTTCGCTACCGCGGCCACAAGTTCGTCAGGTTCAAGGTTTATGACCTTTACTCCCTGGGTGCTGCGTCCCGTATTGCGTATCCCCGAGACGCTCGTCCTTATGAGCTTGCCCGCCTGATCGCTTATAATCATGATCTCCGTCTCGTCATCCACCTGAAACGCCCCGACCACCCTTCCGTTTTTCTCGGTTATGTTGACGGTCTTCACACCAAGCCCTCCCCTCTTTGTGAGCCTGTACTCGGAAATGCTGGTGCGCTTGCCGTAACCCATCTCTGTCACCGTTAGTATCTGCGCGTTCTGGTTCCTTATGACCTCAAGGCTCACCACTTCGTCCCCTTCTCTGAGATTTATGCCCCTGACTCCGGTAGACACACGGCCCATGTTTCTTACGTCAGTACCCTTGAATCTGATCGCCTGTCCGTTCCTTGAAGTGAGAAGCACTTCGTCTTCTTCAGACGCAAGCTCTGCCCCCACAAGCTCATCTCCATCACGTATGTTAAGGGCGATTATTCCCCCTACGCGAGGGTGGGAATAGGCCTTGAGCTTCGTTTTCTTGACGATTCCGTTCCGGGTCGCCATGACTATGGAAACATCTTCCGAGAAGTCTCTTACGGGCAGCACTGCCGCCACGGATTCCCCCTTGTCAAGGTTAAGCAGGTTCACCATGGCCCTTCCCCGCGCCGCGGGGGTAGCCTCTGGAATCTCGTAGACCTTGAGCCAGTAGCATCTCCCGAGGCTTGAGAAAAACAGAATGCTGTTATGCCTTGATGCGGTGAACAGGTCGTTAACGAAATCGGTGTCCCTCGTGCCCATTCCGGTTCTGCCCCGCCCGCCCCTTCTCTGGTTCCTGTAAACACTGAGAGGTATGCTCTTTATGTAGCCCCCGTAGGTCGTGGTAACCACCATCTCCTCGTCGGTTATAAGGTCCTCAATGGATATCTCCCCGACATCCTCCACGATCTCTGTTCTCCTAGCGTCCCCGAACTTTTCCCTGAGTTCGGTGAGTTCCTCAACCGCGAGATCGAGTATGAGCTTTTCGCTCCCCAGTATCTCCCTGAGTTTCGCCACGGTTGCTATAAGCTCTCGTCTTTCCTCGAGTATCTTGTCCCTCTCAAGCGCAGTAAGCCTCTGAAGACGCATCTCCAGGATGGCCTGGGCCTGACGCTCAGAAAGTGCAAACGTCCGCACAAGGCCAGCTTTCGCGGCCGCGGGGCTCTCCGAGCCTTTTATGAGTTCCACGATCTCATCAAGGTTATCAAGAGCGATCTTGAACCCCTCGAGGATGTGAAGACGCTCCTCGGCCTTTCTGAGCTCGTACTGGGTTCTGCGGGTAATTACTTCCTTTCTGTGTTCTACGAAGTGGGCTAGGAGTTCCTTTAAGCTAAGAACCTTCGGCTGGTTTCTCACAAGCGCGAGCATTATGATGCCGAAAGAGGTGTACATCTGCGTATGCTTGTAGAGCTGGTTTAAAACCACCTGGGCGTGCTCTCCGCTTTTAACGTCGATAACAAGCCTTATACCCTCCCTGTCGGACTCATCCCTTATATCGGAGACACCCTTTATTTTCTCCTCTCTCACAAGTTCGGCGATCTTCTGCGCGAGGCGCGCCTTGTTAACCTGGTAGGGAAGCTCGGTGACGATTATCACCTCCCTGTTCCCCTTTTTCTGCTTCTCTATAGCTACCCTGGCCTTCATCCTTACTATTCCGCGACCGGTGGCGTAGGCGGTGCGAATGTCATCCCTACCGCTTACGAAACCCCCCGTCGGGAAATCCGGCCCCGGCATGATCCGAAGCAGCCTGTCAACGGTGATTTTGGGGTCTCGTATCTGCGCCACCACGGCGTCGAGAAGCTCCCCGAGGTTATGAGGAGGAATATTGGTCGACATGCCCACAGCGATTCCAGAGGAACCGTTCAGAAGAAGGTTGGGCACCTTGGTCGGCAGTACGCTCGGTTCGAGTTCTCCCCCGTCGTAGTTGGGATAAAACTCGACTGTTTCCTTATCAAGATCCTCGAGCATCTCAGAAGAAATTCTCGAGAGCCTTACTTCCGTGTAGCGCATGGCCGCCGGACTGTCCCCGTCAACGGAACCGAAATTGCCCTGTCCGTCGACAAGCGGAATTCTCATGGAAAAATCCTGGGCCATCCGGACAAGGGAGTCGTAGATCGCCGAGTCTCCGTGAGGGTGGTATTTACCCATGACATCCCCCACCACTCTGGCGGATTTCTTGTAGGGACGATTCCAAACATTTCCGACCTCGTTCATTCCGTAGAGAATCCTCCTGTGAACGGGCTTGAGTCCGTCGCGCACGTCGGGAAGAGCCCTTCCGACTATCACGCTCATCGAGTAGCTGAGATAGGACTCCTTCATCTCATCTTCAATGTTTACAGTCTGCACTCTGGATGAAGTGTCCATTCCTGAAAAAGCCCTCCGGAGAAAAGAAAAAGAATGGTTGTGAAACAAACCGGTTAGAATGGTATTTTACATGAATAAATCCGTGAATTCCAGAGCAAGACAGGGAGCAAATCCGGAGGCTTAGACGAAAGAGTTGAAATAATCGATATGCGCATACTTACAGGGCAATCCAAGGGCAAAAAACTGAAAGTCCCAAGGGGAAAATCACTTAGACCCACGGCGTCCAGAATAAAAAAATCCATTTTCGACATCCTTGGCCCCGAAGTGGCGGGAACAAGGGTGCTTGATCTTTTCTCAGGCTCGGGGAATCTGGGAATCGAGGCTCTGAGCCTGGGAGCCGCATTTTGTGTCTTCGTTGAGAAAAACCCCGGCACAACGGGAATAATCGCCCAGAATCTGCGTTCCTTGGGATACACGGAACGATCAAGAATACTCAATTTTGATTTCAGAAAAGCATTGAGTATGTTAAGTGCGGAAAATCGCGGGTTTGATGTTGTTTTCGTCGATCCCCCGTACGAGCTTTACGAAAAGACCGAGCCTCATGAGCTTGCCCGCGATATACGAAGCGTCGTCGGGGAGAAGGGAGTAATGGTTATTGAACATCCATCCAGAAACGTTATTAATTCTGAAGGACTTGACGTGAGAACCAAAAAATACGGAGGTACCTCCGTAAGTTTTCTAAGGAGGCTAGATTGAACGGCAAAACTGTAATCTATCCGGGTTCCTTCGACCCTTTCACAAACGGGCACCTTAACATAATCACCCGGGCCGCGGGAATATTCGAGAAAATAATAATTTCGGTCGGACACAATACTTCAAAGAAAACGACGCTCTCGACCGAAGAAAGAGTATCTCTGATCGCCGAGGTGACCAAGGATTTCCCCAACGTCGAGGTTGAAAGCTTCGAGGGACTGCTGGCCGACTACATAAGAGAGAAGGAAACCAACACCATACTGCGCGGAATGAGGTGTCATTCGGACTTTGAATACGAACTTCAGATGGCCACCGCAAACAAGCTTATGAACGAAGAGGTGGAAACGCTGTTTATGGTGACCGAAAGCCAGTTCTCTCACATAAGCTCCTCTCTGATAAAGGAAATCATTTCCCTGGGAGGTTCCGCAAAAGATTTTGTGCCAGCAGTGGTTGAGGAAAAACTGATTGAAAAACTTCGCCCGGCCGGAGAACGGAGGAAATGATAAAGTGAGACTTTCAGAGAGGGTCAGCAATCTGAAACCTTCTGCAACTCTGACCATAACGGCAAAAGCCAAGTCGCTTCGTGCCCAGGGAGTCGACATCATAGGGTTCGGAGCGGGGGAACCCGATTTCGACACCCCGGAGAACGTGAAAAAAGAAGGCGTGGCCGCGATTAAAAACGGTTTTACGAAATATACTGCCGTGGGTGGAATCGACGAGCTCAAAGACGCGATAGCGGCGTCTTTGAAAAAAGATCACGGCCTTGAGTACTCAAGGGACGAAATACTGGTTTCCTGCGGGGCAAAACACTCGATATACAACATCACCCAAGCACTTTTCGAATCTGGAGACGAAGTCATAATTCCGGCCCCCTACTGGGTTTCCTATCCC
The nucleotide sequence above comes from Candidatus Dadabacteria bacterium. Encoded proteins:
- a CDS encoding transposase — translated: MIRTYKCRVKLSRPGHEALSRIFGMCATLYNACLESRIDCYKKTRKSRSYYDQCKELTEVRADDPEYADISVQVFRGVVGRIDKAYKSFFRRVERKEKAGSPRFKSSRRWRTIEINDQCWQMLKREGNKIVLKIKGLPRIELKTSRELPPNSRLKAIRITRKALRTEVALSYELPTPETKPVTNPVGIDMGISKRLTLSNGETVEKREIDMKEIKRLQRSVSRKERRSNNWRKAVSLLAREWQRVSDGERDYLHRLTSEIVKIYDFIAVEKLITKNMLRNGKLARSISDQTWDKLITLLNEKAERAGIRMVEVDPKGTSQECSSCGATVKKSLSVWTHKCSCGYEADRDVNAALNILHRGLASITGGKLDIESRAVGRMKQKQADVGPVRPRTVEVTV
- the rsmD gene encoding 16S rRNA (guanine(966)-N(2))-methyltransferase RsmD, encoding MRILTGQSKGKKLKVPRGKSLRPTASRIKKSIFDILGPEVAGTRVLDLFSGSGNLGIEALSLGAAFCVFVEKNPGTTGIIAQNLRSLGYTERSRILNFDFRKALSMLSAENRGFDVVFVDPPYELYEKTEPHELARDIRSVVGEKGVMVIEHPSRNVINSEGLDVRTKKYGGTSVSFLRRLD
- a CDS encoding glutathione S-transferase family protein — translated: MTIIPIRLYEHPLSGNAYKAKLLLHQLSVEYEGVTVDIFSGEHKKEEFSALNPNCKIPVLSDGDFVMWESNAILFYLANKFSPNPYLSNDPETYGLIAQWTFFGKTTVDPNLAVARYFAKFLPSDQVPPGAMEKLHVQGNAALAILDDHLSRTEFLCGEYSIADIACYPYTMLCEEGGFDLAAYPSIRRWCESVEGTPDFIAFAG
- the coaD gene encoding pantetheine-phosphate adenylyltransferase encodes the protein MNGKTVIYPGSFDPFTNGHLNIITRAAGIFEKIIISVGHNTSKKTTLSTEERVSLIAEVTKDFPNVEVESFEGLLADYIREKETNTILRGMRCHSDFEYELQMATANKLMNEEVETLFMVTESQFSHISSSLIKEIISLGGSAKDFVPAVVEEKLIEKLRPAGERRK
- a CDS encoding PaaI family thioesterase, with translation MIKEIENVLSGFPGYNCFACGPHNEHGLRLKFFHDQETDEVFTTICTDEHFCGWPGIVHGGVQCALVDEVSFWAMFNETRKIAFTAKIDIAYMKKVPSGAMLDVRAKIREIRGRRVEVDSVIRNEDGTELASAAVTYVFPRKETLHQILGPELLSEEFLQYVRD
- the gyrA gene encoding DNA gyrase subunit A, with translation MDTSSRVQTVNIEDEMKESYLSYSMSVIVGRALPDVRDGLKPVHRRILYGMNEVGNVWNRPYKKSARVVGDVMGKYHPHGDSAIYDSLVRMAQDFSMRIPLVDGQGNFGSVDGDSPAAMRYTEVRLSRISSEMLEDLDKETVEFYPNYDGGELEPSVLPTKVPNLLLNGSSGIAVGMSTNIPPHNLGELLDAVVAQIRDPKITVDRLLRIMPGPDFPTGGFVSGRDDIRTAYATGRGIVRMKARVAIEKQKKGNREVIIVTELPYQVNKARLAQKIAELVREEKIKGVSDIRDESDREGIRLVIDVKSGEHAQVVLNQLYKHTQMYTSFGIIMLALVRNQPKVLSLKELLAHFVEHRKEVITRRTQYELRKAEERLHILEGFKIALDNLDEIVELIKGSESPAAAKAGLVRTFALSERQAQAILEMRLQRLTALERDKILEERRELIATVAKLREILGSEKLILDLAVEELTELREKFGDARRTEIVEDVGEISIEDLITDEEMVVTTTYGGYIKSIPLSVYRNQRRGGRGRTGMGTRDTDFVNDLFTASRHNSILFFSSLGRCYWLKVYEIPEATPAARGRAMVNLLNLDKGESVAAVLPVRDFSEDVSIVMATRNGIVKKTKLKAYSHPRVGGIIALNIRDGDELVGAELASEEDEVLLTSRNGQAIRFKGTDVRNMGRVSTGVRGINLREGDEVVSLEVIRNQNAQILTVTEMGYGKRTSISEYRLTKRGGLGVKTVNITEKNGRVVGAFQVDDETEIMIISDQAGKLIRTSVSGIRNTGRSTQGVKVINLEPDELVAAVAKIAEGD
- a CDS encoding NAD-dependent deacetylase; translation: MEKEVELFLELLGKTQGGVAFTGAGISTESGIPDYRSPGTGMWEKMDQSVVSLSGFLRNPENYYSYAMESYPVRAAAEPNAGHYALARLEKRGWLRGVITQNVDGLHTKAGSE